In the genome of Actinomadura graeca, one region contains:
- a CDS encoding TIGR01777 family oxidoreductase, with product MKVTVTGSSGLIGSALVRSLRADGHDVVRLVRRETTAADEARWSPPDGCVEAAAVNDADAVVHLAGAGVGDRPWTAAYKRRIRESRLVGTRTLAEAIAAADRRPPVLVCGSAIGYYGDTGGRAVDEKAGMGRGFLAELVRDWEAAATPAREVGVRVVHPRAGVVLARTGGLLGRTLPLFRLGLGGRLGDGRQWTSWISLDDQVAALRFLLDREIAGPVNVTAPNPVTNEDYTRALGHALGRPARLTVPKFALRAALRGFADEGPLVSQRVLPRRLEEAGFRFAHAELGAALDAVL from the coding sequence ATGAAAGTGACCGTGACGGGCTCTTCGGGCCTGATCGGGTCCGCGCTCGTGAGGTCGCTGCGCGCGGACGGACACGACGTCGTGCGGCTCGTGCGGCGGGAGACCACCGCCGCGGACGAGGCGCGGTGGTCCCCGCCCGACGGATGCGTGGAGGCGGCGGCCGTGAACGACGCCGACGCCGTCGTGCACCTGGCCGGCGCGGGCGTCGGCGACCGTCCGTGGACGGCGGCCTACAAACGGCGGATCAGGGAGAGCAGGCTCGTCGGCACCCGGACGCTCGCCGAGGCCATCGCGGCGGCGGACCGGCGGCCCCCCGTGCTGGTCTGCGGGTCGGCGATCGGGTACTACGGCGACACCGGCGGCCGGGCGGTCGACGAGAAGGCGGGCATGGGCCGCGGGTTCCTCGCCGAGCTCGTGCGCGACTGGGAGGCCGCGGCGACGCCCGCCCGGGAGGTCGGCGTCCGGGTCGTCCACCCGCGGGCGGGCGTGGTGCTGGCGCGGACGGGCGGCCTCCTCGGCCGCACGCTCCCGCTGTTCCGGCTCGGCCTCGGCGGCAGGCTCGGCGACGGCCGGCAGTGGACCAGCTGGATCTCCCTGGACGACCAGGTCGCGGCGCTGCGCTTCCTCCTCGACCGGGAGATCGCGGGGCCGGTGAACGTCACCGCGCCGAACCCGGTGACGAACGAGGACTACACGCGGGCCCTCGGCCACGCGCTCGGGCGGCCCGCCCGCCTCACCGTCCCGAAGTTCGCGCTGCGGGCCGCGCTGCGCGGGTTCGCCGACGAAGGACCGCTGGTCAGCCAGCGGGTCCTGCCGCGGCGGCTGGAGGAGGCGGGGTTCCGGTTCGCGCACGCCGAGCTCGGCGCGGCCCTTGACGCGGTCCTGTGA
- the sucB gene encoding 2-oxoglutarate dehydrogenase, E2 component, dihydrolipoamide succinyltransferase: MPVSVTMPQLGESVTEGTVTRWLKKEGERVETDEPLLEVSTDKVDTEIPSPASGVLTSITVAEDETVEVGAELAIIGDEGDAPSGGGAPAGQEAPEQEAAPQDAPRQEAPEPPAQQAPQQQAPQGPPPASWPPPAQQQPPAPPAPAPAPQQSAPAPAPAAQQPPAQEAAPSGDGPYVTPLVRKLAAEHEVDLTTVKGTGVGGRIRKQDVLEAARAAQAARQAAPAAPQAPAAPAAPAAQAQPAQQAGRHAAPAPAGAPAEQLALRGRTEKMSRIRQTIARRMVESLQVSAQLTTVVEVDITKIARLRDRAKADFQAREGVKLSFLPFFALAAVEALKAHPKVNAVIDSETNEVTYHDVENLGMAVDVPERGLMVPVVHNAGQLNLGGLAQRIADLAERTRTNRVSPDELSGGTFTLTNTGSRGALFDTPILNQPQVGMLGTGAVVKRPAVIDDPDLGEVIAVRSMVYLALTYDHRLIDGADAARFLGTIKHRLEEGNFEADLGL; this comes from the coding sequence ATGCCGGTCTCCGTCACTATGCCCCAGCTCGGAGAGAGCGTCACCGAGGGCACCGTCACCCGCTGGTTGAAGAAGGAGGGTGAGCGCGTCGAGACCGACGAGCCGCTTCTCGAGGTATCGACCGACAAGGTCGACACCGAGATCCCTTCACCCGCCTCCGGCGTCCTGACCAGCATCACCGTCGCCGAGGACGAGACGGTCGAGGTCGGGGCCGAACTCGCGATCATCGGTGACGAGGGCGACGCGCCGTCCGGCGGCGGCGCCCCGGCCGGGCAGGAGGCCCCCGAGCAGGAGGCCGCCCCGCAGGACGCGCCGCGGCAGGAGGCGCCGGAGCCGCCCGCGCAGCAGGCGCCCCAGCAGCAGGCGCCGCAGGGCCCGCCGCCCGCCTCGTGGCCGCCGCCCGCCCAGCAGCAGCCCCCGGCGCCCCCGGCGCCCGCTCCGGCACCGCAGCAGTCGGCGCCCGCGCCGGCCCCGGCGGCGCAGCAGCCCCCGGCGCAGGAGGCCGCCCCCTCCGGCGACGGCCCGTACGTGACGCCGCTGGTCCGCAAGCTCGCCGCCGAGCACGAGGTCGACCTGACCACGGTGAAGGGCACCGGCGTCGGCGGACGCATCCGCAAGCAGGACGTCCTGGAGGCCGCCCGCGCAGCCCAGGCCGCCCGGCAGGCCGCGCCCGCCGCCCCGCAGGCCCCCGCCGCGCCCGCGGCGCCCGCCGCGCAGGCCCAGCCCGCCCAGCAGGCCGGCCGGCACGCCGCCCCGGCGCCCGCGGGCGCCCCGGCCGAGCAGCTCGCGCTGCGCGGCCGCACCGAGAAGATGTCGCGGATCCGGCAGACGATCGCCCGCCGGATGGTGGAGTCGCTGCAGGTCTCCGCGCAGCTCACCACCGTGGTCGAGGTGGACATCACCAAGATCGCCCGGCTGCGGGACCGCGCCAAGGCCGACTTCCAGGCCCGCGAGGGCGTCAAGCTGTCGTTCCTGCCGTTCTTCGCGCTGGCGGCGGTCGAGGCCCTCAAGGCGCACCCGAAGGTCAACGCCGTCATCGACAGCGAGACCAACGAGGTCACCTACCACGACGTGGAGAACCTCGGCATGGCCGTGGACGTGCCCGAGCGCGGCCTCATGGTCCCGGTCGTGCACAACGCCGGCCAGCTCAACCTCGGCGGCCTCGCGCAGCGGATCGCCGACCTCGCCGAGCGGACCCGCACCAACCGGGTGAGCCCCGACGAGCTGTCGGGCGGCACGTTCACGCTGACCAACACCGGCAGCCGCGGCGCGCTGTTCGACACCCCCATCCTCAACCAGCCGCAGGTCGGCATGCTCGGCACCGGCGCCGTCGTCAAGCGCCCCGCCGTCATCGACGACCCCGACCTCGGCGAGGTCATCGCCGTCCGCTCGATGGTCTACCTGGCCCTGACCTACGACCACCGCCTGATCGACGGCGCCGACGCCGCCCGCTTCCTCGGCACGATCAAGCACCGCCTGGAGGAGGGCAACTTCGAGGCCGACCTCGGCCTGTGA
- the lipB gene encoding lipoyl(octanoyl) transferase LipB, translating to MDGWALQKRTHALRIAEEIPDTVLLMEHEPVYTAGKRTGAADRPLGDPGAPVVDVDRGGKITWHGPGQLTGYPIVRLPDPVDVVAYVRLLEEMMTGVCAELGLDTHTVEGRSGLWVSGTPDRKIGSIGIRVSQGVTMHGFQLNCDNDMGWFDKIVPCGIRDAGSTSLSRELGRTVTVAEVTPLAEQHLARVLGAAGTVHRPVGSLPAR from the coding sequence ATGGACGGCTGGGCTCTGCAGAAGCGCACCCACGCCCTGCGGATCGCCGAGGAGATCCCCGACACCGTCCTGCTGATGGAGCACGAGCCGGTGTACACGGCCGGCAAGCGCACCGGGGCGGCCGACCGCCCGCTCGGCGACCCCGGCGCCCCCGTCGTGGACGTCGACCGCGGCGGCAAGATCACCTGGCATGGCCCGGGGCAGCTGACCGGCTACCCGATCGTGCGGCTCCCCGACCCCGTCGACGTGGTCGCGTACGTGCGGCTGCTGGAGGAGATGATGACGGGCGTCTGCGCCGAGCTCGGCCTGGACACCCACACCGTCGAGGGCCGCAGCGGGCTGTGGGTCTCCGGGACCCCCGACCGCAAGATCGGCTCCATCGGCATCCGGGTCTCGCAGGGCGTGACGATGCACGGCTTCCAGCTCAACTGCGACAACGACATGGGCTGGTTCGACAAGATCGTCCCTTGCGGGATCCGGGACGCGGGCTCCACGAGCCTCAGCCGCGAGCTTGGCCGCACGGTCACGGTCGCTGAGGTCACCCCGCTGGCCGAGCAGCACCTGGCCCGGGTCCTCGGGGCCGCGGGCACCGTCCACCGCCCCGTGGGCTCGCTCCCGGCGCGGTGA
- a CDS encoding helix-turn-helix transcriptional regulator, which translates to MTLKRRRLALRRRSVGYSQEQLADRLGAERSTVGRWERAETDPMPWIRPKLAKELKISLDELDELLRNVEADPRDRSIQGHTEAGTVTFICNPDFWDDDVKRRELLQDTTTLTVGAAAAPVLAALSQGWRDSEPSLPGASVSRGMIDDWENVYDVHVASYVHDPPLVVLEALAADWADIAPHLRRNQPPDVDLALAHAAARHAFLIAGGLVEIGDRRHSRRWWDKARSLADKSEDQSLASYSRSWEVTTRLSDDREDPARLIPLVQEARRLAGTRPTHSLIYAVAVEAEAHAAAGDLRAATAAIRDVETLFPKLPTTGRQWGEDRLRYVQSQIYAWAGDAKRAGEAQDAARPLFRSGQHQTVQLKLHVPVIHARNDPEQALAQALGIIDALPEERRVARIRSNARRVISVLPEKARTLPAARDLQALTSGI; encoded by the coding sequence ATGACGTTAAAGCGGCGACGGCTCGCCTTGCGCCGACGATCGGTGGGATACAGCCAAGAGCAACTGGCCGATCGGCTCGGTGCAGAGCGATCAACGGTCGGCCGCTGGGAGCGCGCCGAAACCGACCCTATGCCCTGGATTCGTCCTAAACTCGCCAAGGAACTAAAGATCAGTCTGGACGAATTGGACGAGCTCCTCCGCAACGTCGAAGCAGATCCCAGGGATCGGTCTATCCAGGGCCATACTGAAGCGGGTACCGTGACGTTCATCTGCAATCCCGACTTCTGGGACGACGATGTGAAACGCCGTGAGCTGCTTCAGGACACCACGACCCTGACCGTGGGCGCCGCCGCTGCCCCGGTCCTGGCCGCCCTCTCCCAAGGCTGGCGCGACAGCGAGCCGTCCCTCCCCGGGGCCAGCGTCTCCCGGGGGATGATCGACGATTGGGAGAACGTCTACGACGTCCACGTGGCCAGCTACGTGCACGACCCTCCCCTGGTGGTGCTGGAGGCCCTCGCGGCGGATTGGGCCGATATCGCGCCCCACCTTCGCCGGAACCAGCCGCCCGACGTCGACCTCGCGCTGGCCCACGCGGCCGCCCGGCACGCGTTCCTGATCGCGGGGGGACTCGTGGAGATCGGGGACCGCCGTCACTCGCGACGCTGGTGGGACAAGGCCCGGTCTCTCGCGGACAAATCCGAAGATCAGAGTCTCGCGTCGTACTCCCGCAGCTGGGAGGTCACCACCCGGCTCTCCGATGATCGTGAGGATCCGGCCCGCCTCATCCCACTCGTCCAGGAGGCACGACGGCTGGCGGGGACCCGTCCCACGCACTCTCTCATCTACGCGGTGGCCGTCGAGGCTGAGGCGCACGCGGCGGCCGGGGACCTGCGAGCCGCAACCGCCGCCATTCGTGATGTCGAAACGCTCTTTCCGAAGCTTCCCACGACCGGACGGCAATGGGGCGAAGATCGTCTGCGGTACGTCCAAAGCCAGATCTACGCATGGGCGGGTGATGCGAAGCGCGCCGGTGAGGCACAGGATGCCGCTCGTCCTCTCTTCAGGTCAGGTCAGCACCAAACGGTTCAACTCAAGCTGCATGTTCCTGTGATCCACGCGCGAAACGATCCGGAACAGGCCCTTGCCCAGGCGCTCGGCATCATCGACGCGCTTCCTGAGGAACGGCGCGTCGCGCGGATCAGGTCGAACGCCCGGCGCGTCATCTCCGTGCTGCCGGAGAAGGCGCGAACCCTCCCGGCCGCGCGGGATTTGCAGGCGCTGACCTCTGGGATCTGA
- a CDS encoding DUF4191 domain-containing protein, protein MTKQPTDGAQERPGRLKQIRMVAQVLRQADPKALPIVFASAIGTLVVVVLVGLFIGQLWFFVPLGILAAFAVGMIVFGQLAQRAQYKVISGQPGAAAAILKNMRGGWTVTEAVSGNRNLDMVHRAVGRAGVVLVSEGPRNRVGQLLGAEKKRISRAAQQVPIYDVQVGEDEGQVPVDKLQRHLMKLPRNLTKGQVSELNDRLQALPRSMQMPKGPMPKGAKMPKGPKPKMR, encoded by the coding sequence ATGACGAAACAGCCCACGGACGGGGCCCAGGAGCGTCCGGGCCGCCTCAAGCAGATCCGCATGGTCGCCCAGGTCCTCCGGCAGGCGGATCCGAAGGCCCTCCCGATCGTCTTCGCCTCGGCGATCGGCACCCTGGTCGTCGTCGTCCTGGTCGGGCTGTTCATCGGCCAGCTCTGGTTCTTCGTCCCGCTCGGGATCCTCGCGGCGTTCGCCGTCGGCATGATCGTCTTCGGCCAGCTGGCACAGCGGGCGCAGTACAAGGTGATCTCCGGGCAGCCGGGCGCGGCCGCCGCGATCCTGAAGAACATGCGCGGCGGCTGGACGGTCACCGAGGCGGTGAGCGGCAACCGCAACCTCGACATGGTGCACCGCGCGGTCGGCCGCGCGGGCGTGGTGCTGGTGTCGGAGGGCCCCCGCAACCGCGTCGGTCAGCTCCTCGGCGCGGAGAAGAAGCGCATCTCCCGCGCCGCCCAGCAGGTCCCGATCTACGACGTGCAGGTCGGCGAGGACGAGGGCCAGGTCCCGGTCGACAAGCTGCAGCGGCACCTGATGAAGCTGCCGCGCAACCTCACCAAGGGCCAGGTGTCGGAGCTGAACGACCGGCTCCAGGCGCTGCCGCGCTCCATGCAGATGCCGAAGGGCCCGATGCCGAAGGGCGCCAAGATGCCGAAGGGCCCCAAGCCGAAGATGCGCTGA
- a CDS encoding YfbM family protein encodes MGLAMSYLRVPPVLEGEPDPGRIARHIFGTPDWRRRSASELFDLGAAWQAMHYLVTGDPWEGRQPEADAVCGGRLLTEDGADELGMDVIFLAPERVKPAADHLAATPFGAVAGRYDPAAMAEAGVQDARDLDDAARDRVLKPAYEGLTAFFTAAATGGQAVYKVMAPRS; translated from the coding sequence GTGGGTCTGGCAATGTCGTACCTCAGGGTGCCGCCGGTGCTGGAGGGGGAGCCGGATCCCGGCCGCATCGCCCGCCACATCTTCGGCACCCCCGACTGGCGCCGCCGGAGCGCCTCGGAGCTGTTCGATCTCGGTGCCGCCTGGCAGGCGATGCACTACCTCGTCACCGGCGACCCCTGGGAGGGACGCCAGCCCGAGGCGGACGCGGTGTGCGGCGGGCGGCTCCTCACCGAGGACGGCGCCGACGAGCTCGGCATGGACGTGATCTTCCTGGCGCCCGAGCGCGTCAAGCCCGCCGCGGACCACCTGGCCGCGACGCCGTTCGGCGCTGTCGCCGGGCGGTACGACCCGGCGGCGATGGCCGAGGCGGGGGTGCAGGACGCCCGCGACCTCGACGACGCGGCCCGCGACCGCGTCCTCAAACCCGCCTACGAGGGCCTGACCGCCTTCTTCACCGCGGCGGCGACCGGCGGCCAGGCCGTCTACAAGGTGATGGCCCCCCGGTCCTGA
- the lipA gene encoding lipoyl synthase — translation MTTVTPEGRRLLRIEARNSQTPIERKPEWIKTRLKMGPQYRELTGLVKSEGLHTVCQEAGCPNIFECWEDREATFLIGGDQCTRRCDFCQIDTGRPAELDRDEPRRVAESVATMGLKYATVTGVARDDLEDGGAWLYAETVRRIHAAVPGCGVELLIPDFNADPGQLAEVFSSRPEVLAHNVETVPRIFKRIRPGFRYERSLEVITRAREDGLVTKSNLILGMGETREEVSAALRDLYEAGCELITITQYLRPSPRHHPVERWVKPEEFVELSAEAEEIGFAGVMSGPLVRSSYRAGRLYKQAIEAREG, via the coding sequence GTGACGACGGTGACACCTGAGGGGCGCAGGCTCCTGCGCATCGAGGCCCGCAACAGCCAGACCCCCATCGAGCGCAAGCCCGAATGGATCAAGACGCGGCTGAAGATGGGCCCGCAGTACCGGGAGCTCACGGGCCTGGTGAAGTCCGAGGGCCTGCACACGGTGTGCCAGGAGGCGGGCTGCCCCAACATCTTCGAATGCTGGGAGGACCGCGAGGCCACCTTCCTCATCGGCGGCGACCAGTGCACCCGCCGCTGCGACTTCTGCCAGATCGACACGGGCAGGCCCGCCGAGCTCGACCGGGACGAGCCGCGCCGCGTCGCCGAGTCCGTGGCGACGATGGGCCTGAAGTACGCCACCGTCACCGGCGTCGCCCGCGACGACCTGGAGGACGGCGGCGCCTGGCTGTACGCCGAGACCGTCCGGCGGATCCACGCGGCGGTCCCCGGCTGCGGCGTCGAGCTGCTGATCCCCGACTTCAACGCCGACCCCGGGCAGCTCGCCGAGGTCTTCTCGTCCCGCCCCGAGGTGCTGGCGCACAACGTGGAGACCGTCCCGCGGATCTTCAAGCGCATCCGCCCCGGGTTCCGCTACGAGCGCTCCCTGGAGGTCATCACCCGGGCACGCGAGGACGGGCTGGTCACCAAGTCCAACCTGATCCTCGGCATGGGCGAGACCCGCGAGGAGGTCTCCGCCGCGCTGCGCGACCTGTACGAGGCCGGGTGCGAGCTGATCACCATCACCCAGTACCTGCGGCCGAGCCCCCGCCACCACCCGGTCGAGCGGTGGGTGAAGCCGGAGGAGTTCGTCGAGCTGTCCGCCGAGGCCGAGGAGATCGGGTTCGCCGGTGTCATGTCGGGGCCGCTCGTCCGGTCGAGCTACCGCGCCGGGCGCCTCTACAAGCAGGCGATCGAGGCCCGCGAGGGGTGA
- a CDS encoding tyrosine-type recombinase/integrase produces MRADAAKARKKDKDADVTDIPADFRLHDLRHYFASLLIAPGADVKTVQAPLRHASAKTTLDIYAHP; encoded by the coding sequence GTGCGTGCTGACGCGGCGAAGGCGCGCAAGAAGGACAAGGACGCGGACGTGACGGACATCCCCGCGGACTTCCGCCTTCACGACCTGCGGCACTACTTCGCGTCGCTGTTGATCGCGCCGGGTGCCGACGTGAAGACCGTCCAGGCGCCTCTACGGCACGCGTCGGCCAAGACGACGCTGGACATCTACGCGCATCCGTGA
- a CDS encoding peptidase E, producing the protein MSTDGQPHILAIGGGTFVPDGREGLSPSPLLRYALDLTGQDRPRVCFLTTAVGDGDAYIARFYAAFSSMDAEVSHLALFPMPNVPDMRAHLLTQDLVYVSGGSVANLLALWRLHGLDEIMREAWHEGVVLSGQSAGALCWHVGGNTDSYGPQLRPLTDGLGFLPYSCGVHYDSDPQRRPLLQQLVGEGTLPGGYAADESVALHYVGTEFVQAVSYRPEAGAYRLEPDGPGTAKEARLEPRLLAAL; encoded by the coding sequence ATGAGCACCGACGGACAGCCGCACATCCTCGCGATCGGCGGCGGGACCTTCGTCCCGGACGGCCGGGAGGGACTGTCCCCGAGCCCGCTGCTGCGCTACGCGCTGGACCTGACCGGCCAGGACCGTCCGAGGGTCTGCTTCCTGACGACGGCGGTCGGTGACGGCGACGCCTACATCGCGCGCTTCTACGCCGCGTTCTCCTCGATGGACGCCGAGGTCAGCCACCTCGCGCTGTTCCCGATGCCGAACGTGCCGGACATGCGCGCCCACCTGCTCACCCAGGACCTGGTGTACGTGTCCGGCGGCAGCGTCGCGAACCTGCTCGCCCTGTGGCGCCTGCACGGCCTCGACGAGATCATGCGCGAGGCGTGGCACGAGGGCGTGGTCCTGTCCGGGCAGAGCGCGGGCGCGCTGTGCTGGCACGTGGGCGGCAACACCGACTCCTACGGCCCCCAGCTCCGTCCGCTGACGGACGGGCTCGGGTTCCTGCCGTACTCGTGCGGCGTGCACTACGACAGCGACCCGCAGCGCCGCCCGCTGCTCCAGCAGCTCGTCGGCGAGGGAACCCTCCCCGGCGGGTACGCGGCGGACGAGTCGGTCGCCCTGCACTACGTCGGGACGGAGTTCGTCCAGGCCGTGTCGTACCGGCCGGAGGCGGGCGCCTACCGGCTGGAGCCGGACGGCCCGGGCACCGCCAAGGAGGCCCGCCTGGAGCCGCGGCTGCTGGCGGCCCTGTAA
- the glnA gene encoding type I glutamate--ammonia ligase yields MFSSAEEVLGFIRNEGVRFVDCRFVDLPGKMQHFTFPVESFGESVFSEGLMFDGSSVRGFQEIHESDMLLLPDPSTAVVDPFRQHKTLILNFFVHDPLTGEPYSRDPRNVAKKAQDYLRGTGIADTCYFGPEAEFYIFDDVRFETKQNAGYYYLDSIEGAWNTGREESGGNLGAKPPYKGGYFPVPPMDHYTDLRSEMVAQLLTSGIHVEMQHHEVGTAGQAEIDFRFDTLLQTADQLMLYKYIVKNVARDAGKTVTFMPKPIFGDNGSGMHCHQSLWKDGSPLFYDEVGYAGLSDSARYYIGGLLKHAPSLLAFTNPTVNSYHRLVPGYEAPVNLVYSQRNRSACIRVPITGSNPKAKRIEFRVPDPSCNPYLAFSAMLMAGLDGIKNKIEPADPVDKDLYELPPEEARAIPQVPGSLPEVLAALEADHEYLLEGGVFTPDLIDTYITMKNEFEIDPIRLRPHPHEFELYYDI; encoded by the coding sequence ATGTTCAGCAGCGCCGAAGAGGTCCTGGGCTTCATCAGGAACGAAGGAGTCCGGTTCGTCGACTGCCGGTTCGTGGACCTGCCGGGCAAGATGCAGCACTTCACCTTCCCGGTGGAGAGCTTCGGCGAGAGCGTCTTCAGCGAGGGGCTGATGTTCGACGGCTCGTCGGTCCGCGGATTCCAGGAGATCCACGAGTCCGACATGCTGCTGCTCCCCGACCCGTCCACCGCGGTGGTCGACCCGTTCCGCCAGCACAAGACGCTGATCCTGAACTTCTTCGTCCACGACCCCCTGACGGGCGAGCCCTACAGCCGCGACCCCCGCAACGTCGCCAAGAAGGCGCAGGACTACCTGCGCGGCACCGGCATCGCCGACACCTGTTACTTCGGGCCCGAGGCCGAGTTCTACATCTTCGACGACGTCCGGTTCGAGACGAAGCAGAACGCCGGCTACTACTACCTCGACTCCATCGAGGGCGCCTGGAACACCGGACGCGAGGAGAGCGGCGGCAACCTCGGCGCCAAGCCCCCCTACAAGGGCGGGTACTTCCCCGTCCCGCCGATGGACCACTACACCGACCTGCGCTCGGAGATGGTCGCGCAGCTCCTGACGTCGGGCATCCACGTCGAGATGCAGCACCACGAGGTGGGCACCGCGGGCCAGGCGGAGATCGACTTCAGGTTCGACACCCTCCTGCAGACCGCCGACCAGCTCATGCTCTACAAGTACATCGTCAAGAACGTCGCCCGCGACGCGGGCAAGACCGTCACGTTCATGCCGAAGCCGATCTTCGGCGACAACGGCTCCGGGATGCACTGCCACCAGTCCCTCTGGAAGGACGGCTCGCCGCTCTTCTACGACGAGGTCGGCTACGCGGGCCTGTCCGACAGCGCCCGCTACTACATCGGCGGCCTGCTCAAGCACGCCCCGTCCCTGCTGGCCTTCACGAACCCGACGGTCAACAGCTACCACCGCCTCGTCCCGGGCTATGAGGCCCCGGTCAACCTGGTCTACTCCCAGCGCAACCGCTCGGCCTGCATCCGCGTCCCGATCACCGGTTCCAACCCCAAGGCCAAGCGCATCGAGTTCCGCGTCCCCGACCCGTCCTGCAACCCGTACCTGGCCTTCTCCGCCATGCTCATGGCCGGCCTGGACGGCATCAAGAACAAGATCGAACCCGCGGACCCGGTCGACAAGGACCTCTACGAGCTCCCACCCGAGGAGGCCCGCGCCATCCCGCAGGTCCCCGGCAGCCTCCCCGAGGTCCTCGCCGCCCTGGAGGCCGACCACGAGTACCTCCTCGAAGGCGGCGTCTTCACCCCCGACCTCATCGACACCTACATCACGATGAAGAACGAGTTCGAGATCGACCCCATCCGCCTCCGCCCGCACCCCCACGAGTTCGAGCTCTACTACGACATCTAG
- a CDS encoding RDD family protein, translating to MTSGKQRDARWTQTWLSGARAAGADLGQPGERLGLPGSGSGAVAGYGRRLVALFVDWGLSMLVASLLARTLDWSPSQRSLWTLIIFGIQAWLLTGAAGTTLGKRLCGIRVVRVDGRPVGLGWSLARAALLLLVIPALLWDRDYRGLHDRAANTVVVGL from the coding sequence ATGACCAGTGGCAAGCAGCGGGACGCGCGGTGGACGCAGACCTGGCTCAGCGGCGCGCGCGCGGCGGGGGCCGATCTCGGACAGCCGGGGGAGCGGCTCGGGCTTCCGGGGAGCGGAAGCGGGGCCGTCGCGGGCTACGGACGCAGGCTGGTCGCGCTCTTCGTCGACTGGGGGCTGTCGATGCTCGTCGCGAGCCTGCTCGCGCGGACGCTGGACTGGTCGCCGTCCCAGCGCAGCCTGTGGACGCTGATCATCTTCGGGATCCAGGCGTGGCTGCTGACCGGCGCCGCGGGCACGACGCTCGGCAAGCGGCTGTGCGGGATCCGGGTCGTCCGGGTGGACGGGCGCCCGGTGGGGCTCGGCTGGTCGCTGGCCCGGGCGGCGCTGCTCCTCCTGGTCATCCCCGCGCTGCTGTGGGACCGGGACTACCGCGGCCTGCACGACCGGGCGGCGAACACCGTGGTCGTGGGCCTGTAG